A single genomic interval of Zingiber officinale cultivar Zhangliang chromosome 4A, Zo_v1.1, whole genome shotgun sequence harbors:
- the LOC121971623 gene encoding UPF0481 protein At3g47200-like, with translation MIAHHCLFPFPTHLPCQTKYYNIIQLHLATLSSSSSWLQNIEQRSLESVASMVAVFNKEVLSWYLLAVKLNETVQANLPRSQPSTPGSPFRPPPPPPIYFTRGEPIPEELQRQEEEDEEEDEEGKDEEEVRVVVAAAAAAAPRVESEWAISVRDRLEQARNEEAAVPWSRFSIYRVPKSLREGDEKSYVPQVVSIGPYHHGKRRLRDMEHHKWRALYRVLRRTGHDVRLYLDAVRVLEDRCRACYEGRIALSSDEFVEMLVLDGTFVLELFRGAAGGAGEGFQDLGYDRNDPVFAMRCTMHGIQRDMIMLENQLPLFLLDRLLGLQIGRPDQHGFVARLAVRFFDPLMPTDEPLRKADRARIESSTRAAAESFDPLTETGLHCLDVFRRSLLRTGPKPEPRVWIRRWSHTRRVADRRRLQLIHCVTELREAGIKFRKRKTDRFWDIKFADGVLKIPRLLIHDGTKSLFLNLIALEQCHSDCTKDITSYVIFMDNLINSEDDVSYLHYRGIIEHWLGNDGEVADLFNKLCLEVVFDFDDSYLSELSERVNRYYNHRWNTWGASLKHRYFGNPWAVISLIAAVFLLLLTCVQTYYSVYAYYRPP, from the coding sequence ATGATCGCACATCATTGTCTATTTCCATTTCCAACCCATCTTCCGTGCCAAACCAAGTATTATAATATAATACAGCTACATCTAGCTActctttcttcttcatcttcttggctACAAAACATCGAACAACGGTCGCTCGAGTCTGTCGCTTCGATGGTGGCGGTGTTCAACAAAGAGGTGTTGAGTTGGTATCTGCTCGCTGTGAAACTTAATGAGACCGTGCAGGCGAACCTCCCCCGGTCGCAGCCTAGCACTCCCGGCTCGCCCTTCAGGCCTCCGCCGCCACCGCCGATCTATTTCACCCGGGGCGAACCCATTCCGGAGGAGCTTCAGCGgcaggaggaggaggacgaggagGAGGACGAGGAAGGCAAGGATGAAGAGGAGGTGAGAGTGGtggtcgccgccgccgccgctgccgcCCCCCGAGTGGAGTCCGAGTGGGCGATTTCTGTCCGCGACAGGCTGGAGCAGGCGCGAAACGAGGAGGCGGCCGTGCCGTGGTCCCGCTTCTCCATCTACCGCGTCCCTAAATCGCTCCGCGAGGGCGACGAGAAGTCGTACGTGCCCCAAGTGGTGTCGATCGGCCCCTACCACCACGGCAAGCGCCGCCTCCGCGACATGGAGCACCATAAGTGGCGCGCCCTCTACCGCGTCCTCCGCCGCACCGGTCACGACGTGCGGCTGTACCTCGATGCGGTGCGCGTGCTGGAGGACCGGTGCCGCGCCTGCTACGAGGGCCGTATCGCCCTGTCCAGCGATGAGTTCGTGGAGATGCTGGTGCTCGACGGCACCTTCGTGCTGGAGCTCTTTCGAGGAGCGGCGGGAGGCGCCGGCGAGGGTTTTCAGGACCTCGGCTACGATCGCAACGACCCCGTGTTCGCGATGCGCTGCACGATGCACGGCATCCAGCGTGACATGATCATGCTCGAGAACCAGCTGCCCCTTTTCCTCCTCGATCGCCTCCTCGGCCTCCAGATAGGCCGCCCCGACCAGCACGGCTTCGTCGCCCGCCTAGCCGTCCGCTTCTTCGACCCCCTCATGCCCACCGACGAGCCGCTCCGCAAGGCCGACCGCGCGAGGATCGAGTCCTCCACCCGCGCCGCCGCCGAGTCCTTCGACCCGCTCACCGAGACAGGGCTCCATTGCCTCGACGTCTTCCGGCGGAGCTTGCTCCGGACGGGGCCGAAGCCGGAGCCGCGTGTCTGGATCAGGCGGTGGTCGCACACCCGGCGCGTGGCGGATCGGCGGCGGCTGCAGTTGATCCACTGCGTGACGGAACTCCGGGAGGCGGGGATCAAGTTCCGGAAGCGGAAGACGGACCGGTTCTGGGACATCAAGTTCGCCGACGGCGTGCTTAAAATCCCGCGGTTGCTGATCCACGACGGCACCAAATCGCTGTTCCTGAACCTGATCGCGCTGGAACAGTGCCACTCCGATTGCACCAAGGACATCACCTCCTACGTCATCTTCATGGACAACCTGATCAACTCGGAGGATGACGTGAGCTACCTGCACTATCGGGGGATCATCGAGCACTGGCTGGGCAACGACGGCGAGGTGGCGGACCTGTTCAACAAGCTGTGCCTCGAGGTGGTGTTCGACTTCGACGACAGCTACCTGTCGGAGCTGTCGGAGAGGGTGAACAGGTACTACAACCATCGGTGGAACACGTGGGGCGCGAGCCTGAAGCACAGGTACTTTGGGAACCCGTGGGCGGTCATCTCCTTGATCGCCGCGGTCTTCTTGCTGCTGCTCACCTGCGTGCAGACCTACTACTCCGTTTACGCCTATTACCGCCCTCCCTGA
- the LOC121971624 gene encoding glutamyl-tRNA(Gln) amidotransferase subunit A-like, with product MRFQNSSAMRLLQPPQGALLLLTPFLWAATPAFSSTPMPPAIDRSHLVISSRYIRTPLCGKAHGYSYKLISLYHKLWKDNCGAPAVPESKSVEPIEDVKELKDSLKYFDADFFNDSKVQEMATGVKEFNLPMFMVNRELIASRDGGLNDPSVLVFKSSWGRNDEAPHKYIQFRYPSIHGIQRPNKEEDIAFMTILELGELIRTKQITSKELTDLFFRRLKRYNPVLEAVITLTEELAYRQAEEADKLLAQGVYLGPLHGIPYGLKDIIAVPHYKTTWGSKTFKDQVLNIESWVYKRLKAAGGVLVAKLVSGSLAYDDIWFGGRTRNPWNIEEFSTGSSAGPAASTSAGLVPFAIGSETAGSITYPSARCGITALRPTFGTVGRSGVMSISESLDKLGPFCRSAADCALVIDAIRGIDPGDLSSRHVGIDDPFEVDIRKLTVGFLKDAEMEVVHILQSKGVNCVPFELKYTVESVQAILNFTMDVDMLSHFDKWQRLGHDDDYEAQDQWPVELRRARLIPAVDYIQAQRARGKLIREVRESFTVDAFIGNATDWERVCLGNLVGIPVVVVPTGFENIKNPPPGGTRRRTTITTGIYAPPDRDHIALALAMAYQSATNHHRQRPPIDDP from the exons ATGCGTTTCCAGAATTCGAGTGCCATGCGTCTCCTGCAGCCGCCGCAAGGCGCCCTATTGCTATTGACGCCCTTCCTCTGGGCAGCTACACCAGCCTTCTCCTCGACTCCGATGCCTCCGGCCATTGATCGCTCCCATCTG GTAATTTCATCTAGATATATACGGACACCCTTGTGTGGTAAAGCTCATGGCTATTCTTACAAACTTATATCGTTATATCATAAGTTATGGAAG GATAATTGCGGAGCCCCTGCAGTACCAGAGAGCAAGAGCGTAGAACCTATTGAGGATGTTAAGGAACTTAAGGATTCATTGAAATACTTTGATGCCGATTTTTTCAATGACAGCAAG GTGCAAGAAATGGCAACTGGTGTGAAAGAGTTCAACCTACCAATGTTTATGGTGAACCGTGAACTTATTGCTTCCCGTGATGGAGGGTTGAATGATCCATCTGTGTTAGTTTTCAAATCATCCTGGGGTAGAAATGATGAAGCTCCCCATAAGTATATACAATTTAGATATCCTTCCATTCATGGCATACAACGGCCAAACAAAGAGGAAGATATTGCCTTTATGACG ATACTTGAGCTTGGAGAGCTTATTAGGACGAAGCAAATTACTTCGAAAGAGCTCACTGATTTATTCTTTCGAAGATTAAAAAG GTATAATCCTGTTCTTGAAGCTGTGATTACATTAACCGAAGAGTTAGCATACCGTCAGGCAGAGGAGGCAGATAAGTTGCTGGCTCAAGGAGTGTATTTGG GTCCCCTCCATGGTATCCCTTATGGATTGAAAGACATTATAGCTGTACCCCACTACAAGACTACATGGGGATCCAAGACATTCAAAGACCAGGTTCTTAACATTGAAAGTTGGGTCTATAAAAG GCTAAAGGCTGCGGGAGGTGTTCTCGTTGCAAAGCTTGTTTCGGGATCACTAGCCTATGATGACATTTGGTTTGGGGGGAGGACCCGGAACCCTTGGAATATTGAAGAATTCTCTACAGGGTCATCAGCAGGACCTGCAGCTAGTACCTCCGCAG GTCTTGTCCCATTTGCAATTGGCTCAGAAACAGCCGGTTCCATTACATACCCTTCTGCTCGTTGCGGAATTACAGCCCTACGACCAACATTTGGAACTGTTGGTCGAAGTGGTGTCATGAGCATATCTGAGAGTTTG GATAAGCTGGGTCCTTTCTGCAGAAGTGCTGCTGACTGTGCCTTAGTGATTGATGCCATTAGGGGAATCGATCCTGGTGACCTATCATCTCGTCATGTTGGTATTGATGACCCATTTGAAGTCGACATCAGAAAACTCACTGTTGGATTTCTGAAAGATGCAGAGATGGAG GTTGTACATATTCTTCAGTCCAAGGGTGTAAATTGTGTTCCTTTTGAGTTGAAATACACAGTCGAATCAGTTCAAGCAATTTTAAACTTCACAATGGATGTCGATATGCTGTCCCACTTTGATAAGTGGCAGCGATTGGGACATGATGATGATTATGAAGCTCAAGATCAGTGGCCCGTGGAACTTCGGCGTGCACGGTTGATACCAGCAGTAGATTATATACAG GCACAAAGAGCACGGGGCAAGCTGATTCGAGAGGTCCGTGAGAGCTTTACTGTTGATGCTTTTATTGGTAATGCAACTGATTGGGAACGTGTTTGCTTGGGAAACCTTGTTGGCATTCCTGTAGTTGTTGTCCCAACTGGTTTCGAGAATATCAAAAATCCTCCTCCAGGTGGTACTAGGAGAAGAACCACAATAACAACAGGAATATATGCTCCACCAGATCGTGATCACATT GCTCTAGCATTAGCCATGGCATATCAATCTGCCACCAATCATCACAGGCAACGCCCTCCTATCGATGATCCTTAA